From the Spiroplasma chrysopicola DF-1 genome, one window contains:
- the oppD gene encoding oligopeptide ABC transporter ATP-binding protein OppD, translating into MSNEVIISIKDLVINFKTRANILTAIRNISFDIYDGETLAIVGESGSGKSVMTKTFTNMLEKNGWINSGEIIYYPSQNSLADQNTYFRKPVDLVEFSKISLENNLIKTILKYNRRLIKSLNHQITDFNKMTIANLDAKILQLTTTIKELKAKIDFKASHKLAKIITACEVELDKFTNFKIILTDQEKYDQAIKRLQQKIALAEAEIKKVLRLNLKDRIFLKSNLKILKNYLENNQKIKASHQQRISRYFAKKQFTTPFLEKVQQFNIEMFNGQELATQNFNDLLEQWEPIKSFDFINKKRLAKQITKLRGQTIATIFQDPMTSLNPLLSVGFQISEVIRKHRKLNRAQAKQEAILLLEKVGIKNAKKRYHDIPGMYSGGMRQRVVIAIALACQPKILICDEPTTALDVTIQAQILDLIKELQKEYKFTIIFITHDLGVVATIADRVAVMYAGQIIEYGKVDELFFDSRHPYTWALLSSLPQFGAKGEELYSIPGSPPSLYTKVVGDPFAPRNKYAMKIDYLIEPPMFEVTPSHYAKTWLLDSRAPKVARPKQLKDLDNIIQND; encoded by the coding sequence ATGTCAAACGAAGTAATCATTTCAATTAAAGATTTAGTAATTAATTTTAAAACCAGAGCAAATATTCTAACGGCGATTCGTAATATTTCTTTTGACATTTATGATGGAGAAACATTAGCAATTGTTGGGGAATCAGGTAGTGGAAAGTCAGTTATGACAAAAACTTTTACTAATATGTTAGAAAAAAATGGTTGAATTAATAGTGGAGAGATTATTTATTATCCATCACAAAATAGTTTAGCTGATCAAAATACATATTTTCGTAAGCCAGTTGATTTAGTTGAGTTTAGCAAAATTTCTTTGGAAAATAATTTAATTAAAACTATTTTAAAATATAATCGTCGCTTAATTAAAAGTTTAAATCATCAAATTACTGATTTTAATAAAATGACAATTGCTAATCTTGATGCAAAGATTTTGCAATTAACAACAACAATTAAAGAATTAAAGGCAAAAATAGATTTTAAAGCTTCTCATAAACTTGCCAAAATAATTACTGCCTGCGAAGTGGAGTTAGATAAATTTACTAATTTTAAAATAATTTTAACAGATCAAGAAAAATATGATCAAGCAATCAAACGCTTGCAACAAAAAATTGCTTTAGCAGAAGCAGAAATTAAAAAGGTCTTACGATTAAATTTAAAAGATCGGATCTTTTTAAAGAGTAATTTAAAAATTTTAAAAAACTATCTTGAAAATAATCAGAAGATTAAGGCAAGTCATCAGCAACGAATCTCACGTTATTTTGCGAAAAAACAATTTACAACACCTTTTTTAGAAAAAGTCCAACAATTTAATATTGAGATGTTTAACGGTCAAGAACTTGCGACCCAAAATTTTAATGATTTATTAGAACAATGAGAACCAATTAAGAGTTTTGATTTTATTAATAAAAAAAGACTTGCTAAACAAATTACTAAATTACGGGGACAAACAATTGCCACAATTTTTCAAGATCCAATGACATCCTTAAACCCTTTATTATCTGTAGGATTTCAAATTTCGGAGGTAATTCGTAAACACCGAAAATTAAATCGTGCTCAAGCGAAACAAGAAGCAATTTTATTACTAGAAAAAGTTGGAATTAAAAATGCCAAAAAACGTTATCATGATATTCCTGGAATGTATTCAGGAGGAATGCGCCAGCGAGTTGTTATTGCAATTGCTTTAGCTTGCCAGCCAAAAATTTTAATTTGTGATGAACCAACAACAGCCTTAGATGTTACAATTCAAGCCCAAATTTTGGATTTAATTAAAGAATTGCAAAAAGAATATAAGTTTACGATTATTTTTATTACCCATGATTTAGGAGTTGTTGCCACAATTGCTGATCGTGTCGCGGTAATGTATGCTGGACAAATTATTGAGTATGGGAAAGTTGATGAATTATTTTTTGATTCTCGTCACCCATATACTTGAGCTTTATTATCATCATTACCCCAATTTGGTGCAAAAGGAGAAGAATTATATTCAATTCCTGGGTCACCGCCATCACTTTATACAAAAGTAGTTGGTGATCCATTTGCACCACGGAATAAATATGCGATGAAAATTGATTATTTAATTGAACCCCCAATGTTTGAAGTGACCCCAAGTCATTATGCAAAAACATGACTATTAGATTCTCGAGCCCCAAAAGTGGCCCGCCCAAAACAATTAAAAGATTTAGACAATATTATTCAAAATGATTAA
- a CDS encoding ATP-binding cassette domain-containing protein produces the protein MQKNEDIMLRVRDVVVQFRQKQKRVNAVKGASFDIYRGEIFSIVGESGSGKTTIGRAIAGIEQIKEGAVYMNNKIIRGKAPNLLKNTLFIQERVRLITANNTLLLKNLEGYINELKIRYYQYFENVRYNPTTKQLTPYLNKDYQSIAEAKGTYQTIFAHDKAGKHFRILQEQIENNIYLLTIILKKYQALIRFVDKLNEYIPDLDLALETALTNLLKANSKLCQELILSAQQLYTLLEIIVKLHNDLSSTSSAGEIKKYFEEVFETIRSVLEQRHEYLKKHQILKQNNKQLYLLLAPQRERQKIIKNYHKRYFVRAKDLNVLLDQQEKNGLNTATKKTELSQLRQKVGVLANLNINPNLIDELLIVLTNTNNGDVKKTLNNLTVNEVGKKLAEYLAPFGNDLFRLTRVVKELIYFKKYQVYCDLTIINLYNQLMNKPQLSVEQFNEVKQLLDLLELPIFDDIITKSPLFKTPSQAENRQNKKKIQMVFQDPSASLNDRISVEEIIGEGLEAFPEIYKNDEARNLYLEFYNANLAENEATMTLKEVKDLDVKRFLILNMIKEVGLLPEHLSRYSHEFSGGQRQRIGIARALIMKPEFIIADEPISALDVSIRAQILNLLKKFQSQINLTYIFVAHDLSVVRFIADRIAVIYHGQLVELAPAEELFINPLHPYTRALLSAIPLPNPNLEKNREHYIYDPEIEHYDYHYALPEFHEVTPNHFVYGNKREIVTIKQQLKGQDKANSKGGVNNV, from the coding sequence ATGCAAAAAAATGAAGACATTATGTTGCGAGTACGAGATGTAGTTGTACAATTTCGCCAAAAGCAAAAACGAGTTAATGCCGTTAAAGGTGCCAGCTTTGACATTTATCGGGGAGAAATTTTTAGTATTGTTGGGGAATCAGGAAGTGGTAAAACAACAATTGGGCGAGCAATTGCTGGGATTGAACAAATTAAAGAGGGGGCCGTGTACATGAATAATAAAATTATTCGTGGCAAAGCACCAAATTTATTAAAAAATACCTTATTTATTCAAGAACGTGTTCGTTTAATCACAGCAAATAATACGCTATTATTAAAAAATTTGGAAGGATATATTAATGAGTTAAAAATAAGATACTATCAATACTTTGAAAATGTTCGTTATAATCCAACAACAAAACAATTAACACCATATTTAAATAAGGATTATCAAAGTATTGCCGAAGCAAAAGGAACTTATCAAACAATCTTTGCTCATGATAAAGCAGGAAAACATTTTCGAATTTTACAAGAACAAATTGAAAATAATATTTATCTGTTAACAATTATTTTAAAGAAATACCAAGCTTTAATTCGTTTTGTTGATAAGTTAAATGAATATATTCCAGATTTAGATTTAGCTTTAGAAACGGCATTAACAAATTTATTAAAAGCAAATAGTAAATTGTGCCAAGAGTTAATTTTATCTGCGCAGCAACTTTATACTCTATTAGAAATAATCGTTAAATTGCATAATGATTTATCATCAACATCTAGTGCCGGGGAAATTAAAAAATATTTTGAAGAGGTTTTTGAAACTATTCGTTCAGTCTTAGAACAACGTCATGAATATTTAAAAAAGCATCAAATCTTAAAGCAAAACAATAAACAGTTGTATCTTTTATTGGCTCCACAGAGGGAACGTCAAAAAATTATTAAAAATTATCACAAACGTTATTTTGTCCGAGCAAAAGATTTAAATGTTCTTTTAGACCAACAAGAAAAAAATGGGCTAAACACAGCTACAAAGAAAACAGAACTTTCCCAGTTAAGACAAAAAGTAGGGGTTTTAGCTAATTTAAATATTAACCCAAACTTAATTGATGAATTATTAATAGTTCTTACTAATACTAACAATGGTGATGTTAAAAAAACTTTAAATAATCTAACTGTGAATGAAGTCGGGAAAAAATTAGCTGAATATTTAGCACCATTTGGCAATGATTTATTCCGCCTTACTAGGGTAGTAAAAGAACTGATATATTTTAAGAAGTATCAAGTTTATTGTGATTTAACAATTATTAACTTATACAATCAACTAATGAATAAACCACAATTATCAGTCGAACAATTCAACGAAGTAAAACAATTGTTAGATTTATTAGAATTACCAATCTTTGATGATATTATTACGAAAAGTCCATTATTTAAAACTCCTAGTCAAGCAGAAAACCGTCAAAACAAGAAAAAAATTCAAATGGTTTTTCAAGACCCCTCAGCTTCTTTAAATGACCGAATTTCGGTTGAAGAAATTATTGGTGAAGGACTTGAGGCATTTCCGGAGATATATAAAAATGATGAGGCACGTAACTTATATTTAGAATTCTATAATGCAAATTTAGCTGAAAATGAAGCGACTATGACCTTAAAAGAAGTTAAAGATTTAGATGTTAAACGATTTTTAATTTTAAATATGATTAAAGAAGTAGGGTTGTTACCTGAACACTTATCACGTTATTCTCATGAATTTTCAGGGGGGCAACGCCAACGAATTGGAATTGCGCGAGCATTAATTATGAAACCAGAATTTATTATTGCCGATGAACCAATTTCAGCTTTAGATGTTTCAATTCGTGCCCAAATTTTAAATTTATTAAAAAAATTTCAAAGTCAAATTAATTTAACCTACATTTTCGTCGCTCATGATTTATCAGTTGTTCGCTTTATTGCTGATCGAATTGCCGTAATTTATCATGGTCAACTAGTTGAATTGGCCCCAGCGGAAGAGTTGTTTATTAACCCACTGCATCCTTATACAAGGGCCTTATTATCAGCGATTCCGTTACCAAATCCGAATTTGGAAAAGAATCGCGAACATTACATTTATGATCCTGAAATTGAGCATTATGATTATCATTATGCGTTACCAGAATTTCATGAAGTTACTCCTAATCACTTTGTTTATGGGAATAAACGGGAAATTGTCACAATTAAACAACAATTAAAAGGACAAGATAAAGCAAATAGCAAAGGAGGCGTTAATAATGTTTAA
- a CDS encoding ABC transporter substrate-binding protein, with protein MFKKKLAALASITALITVAPSVVSCAITMEYLANRTVDPTVFRSIFKKPVQSWSTASTNKVDDNKVLADLVGTLVATDKYNRSFGDLAVQADKSSHLVGQTNEDFTVWTYKISPEAKWFDYEGNYLRNVQATDLINTAKFVLFPKNLSETGGLWRTFIAGANEIWNYFGSSEYNGEDYIHDKIWEKLGMTVNADNTEITFHLAKSAYYFDTLMTYLAFAPLPEVALSQGYSYGTNYHNIWYSGAYLPKKYDPALEIVLEKNPSYRHHKLAYINKLVYTYLPTKDDSRERILFESGDVTEFVVASTDISGWNKYVGPDPASPIFSGASSILNPDPTTFIMQYNYSNANVVNPNSALKQEAVIASKALQSKAIREYLSTQLNRSKFVKFYSESYDTTETSSFLRNVYTARNFINNEGKDYAQYVEEEYANRLLGGDVDAARLEMRDGSDALFQNPLLVPDINQLDAEIGNWLTANNLPNTVTLKLLMNGVTSLTINKFIENMIDTFNVHSSHIKIQADVSVDDNDYNTRQRKGDWDLAILGWSPDFADPSTYLQTMIIEGDLQATSGTARIFDGLKMNNHYAPKYQDAEKQLSNQYWKNLQTTATEDFYNSFKDYNNLVAKSDEITRTAKNQLDARYESFAKAEFNSIYQDYLFLPLYVPNGSYQVKISYSMPRTAITVGYGSSKYKHWGLQMNRFLLNANERKFTEMRYQEQLEIIQKDYGAFREDY; from the coding sequence ATGTTTAAGAAGAAATTAGCGGCTTTAGCCTCAATCACGGCATTAATCACTGTTGCTCCTAGTGTTGTATCATGTGCGATTACAATGGAATATTTAGCTAATCGAACAGTTGACCCAACCGTTTTTCGTTCAATTTTTAAAAAGCCGGTGCAAAGTTGATCAACTGCTAGTACAAATAAGGTTGATGATAATAAAGTTTTAGCCGATTTAGTCGGAACGTTAGTTGCTACTGATAAATATAACCGTAGTTTTGGTGATTTAGCAGTTCAAGCCGATAAAAGTAGTCATTTAGTTGGACAAACAAATGAAGATTTTACTGTATGAACATACAAAATTTCGCCAGAAGCAAAGTGATTTGATTACGAAGGTAATTACTTACGTAATGTGCAAGCGACTGATTTAATTAATACCGCTAAGTTTGTTTTATTTCCGAAAAACCTGTCTGAAACAGGAGGATTATGACGAACTTTTATTGCCGGGGCAAATGAAATTTGAAATTATTTTGGAAGTAGTGAATATAATGGTGAAGATTATATTCATGATAAGATTTGAGAAAAATTAGGTATGACTGTTAATGCCGATAATACGGAAATTACTTTTCATTTAGCAAAATCAGCTTATTATTTTGACACCCTAATGACTTATTTAGCTTTTGCGCCGTTACCAGAAGTTGCTTTATCACAGGGATATAGTTATGGGACAAACTATCACAATATTTGATATTCAGGGGCTTATTTACCAAAAAAATATGATCCAGCCTTAGAAATTGTGCTAGAAAAAAACCCAAGTTACCGTCATCACAAATTGGCATATATTAACAAATTAGTTTATACATATTTACCAACAAAAGATGATTCACGGGAAAGAATTTTATTTGAATCGGGAGATGTGACGGAATTTGTTGTTGCTTCAACGGATATTAGTGGTTGAAATAAATATGTTGGCCCTGACCCAGCTAGCCCAATCTTTTCAGGGGCGTCGAGTATTTTAAACCCTGACCCAACTACTTTTATTATGCAATATAACTATAGTAATGCTAACGTTGTTAATCCAAATTCTGCTTTGAAACAAGAAGCCGTCATTGCTTCAAAAGCTTTACAATCAAAAGCAATTCGTGAATATTTATCAACACAATTAAACCGTAGTAAATTTGTCAAATTTTATTCTGAATCATATGATACAACTGAAACATCATCGTTTTTACGAAATGTTTATACAGCTCGTAATTTCATTAATAACGAGGGGAAAGATTATGCCCAATATGTTGAAGAGGAATATGCAAATCGCTTGTTAGGTGGGGATGTTGATGCTGCGCGCTTAGAAATGCGTGATGGTAGTGATGCCTTATTTCAAAATCCCTTGTTAGTACCTGATATTAATCAATTAGATGCTGAAATTGGTAATTGGTTAACAGCTAATAATTTACCAAATACCGTGACTTTAAAATTATTAATGAACGGAGTAACTAGTTTAACAATTAATAAGTTTATTGAAAATATGATTGACACTTTTAATGTTCATAGCTCCCATATTAAGATTCAAGCTGATGTTAGCGTTGATGATAATGATTATAATACTCGTCAACGAAAAGGGGACTGAGACTTAGCAATTTTAGGATGATCACCAGATTTTGCTGACCCAAGTACTTATTTACAAACAATGATTATTGAAGGTGATTTGCAAGCCACTTCTGGCACAGCGCGAATTTTTGATGGGCTTAAAATGAATAATCATTATGCACCCAAGTATCAAGATGCTGAAAAGCAGTTATCAAATCAATATTGAAAAAATTTACAAACAACTGCCACCGAAGATTTTTATAATTCATTTAAAGATTATAATAATTTAGTTGCTAAAAGTGATGAAATTACTCGCACAGCCAAAAATCAATTGGATGCTCGTTATGAATCATTTGCAAAAGCAGAATTCAATTCAATTTATCAAGATTATCTCTTTTTACCATTGTATGTTCCAAATGGATCATATCAAGTAAAAATTTCATATTCAATGCCACGAACAGCAATTACAGTTGGTTATGGAAGTTCGAAATATAAACACTGAGGGTTACAAATGAATCGCTTTTTACTAAATGCAAATGAGCGAAAATTTACCGAAATGCGTTACCAAGAACAGTTAGAAATTATTCAAAAAGACTATGGGGCTTTTAGGGAGGACTATTAA
- the rmuC gene encoding DNA recombination protein RmuC: MTVVAYILLGIILFVLLLFLVLYLIKSKQKNLNNNDSMVLQKDIQASKDLLEQQVRNLQEQLQYQKQELAALIGQSINNDQKFKENLALLAQELGNFKLTADKQDSDLKNVLNTQGQSVAKSLTDVLNNLTVLAKSTNTLEEVEKKVRSLNDIFLNNSKKRGNLGEYSLEKILADMYGENQNIWQRQYKLPNGGLVDAVLKTQGEKEDIAIDAKFSFTNYNKYLEETEKTNQDRYLIAFKNDLKVRVNEVAKYINPENSISSAIMFIPSENVFSFVYAQFPDELISYAFKQKVWITSPTTLSAILFIIEKHSREIAFNKSIEVIRKNLINIKGEFDRWEGRWKGFLKNYKDLNGSIDELEITHKKINKEYEKIFDNNLE; this comes from the coding sequence ATGACAGTTGTAGCATATATTTTATTAGGAATAATTTTATTTGTCTTACTATTATTCTTAGTGTTATATTTAATAAAATCAAAACAAAAAAATTTAAATAATAATGATTCAATGGTTTTGCAAAAAGATATTCAAGCATCAAAAGATTTATTAGAACAGCAAGTTCGCAATTTACAAGAACAATTACAGTATCAAAAACAAGAATTAGCTGCTTTAATTGGTCAATCAATTAATAATGATCAAAAATTTAAAGAAAATTTGGCGTTATTAGCGCAAGAACTTGGTAATTTTAAATTAACTGCTGATAAGCAAGATAGTGATTTAAAAAATGTTTTAAATACACAAGGTCAATCAGTAGCCAAATCATTAACTGATGTTTTAAATAATTTAACAGTTTTAGCAAAATCAACTAATACTTTAGAGGAAGTTGAAAAAAAAGTTCGTAGTTTAAATGATATTTTTTTAAACAATAGTAAAAAGCGAGGAAACTTGGGAGAGTATTCTTTAGAAAAAATTTTAGCTGATATGTATGGGGAAAATCAAAATATTTGGCAGCGGCAATATAAATTACCAAATGGAGGGCTAGTTGATGCGGTTTTAAAAACGCAAGGTGAAAAGGAAGATATTGCGATTGATGCTAAGTTTTCATTCACAAATTACAATAAATATTTAGAAGAAACCGAAAAAACAAATCAGGACCGTTATTTAATCGCTTTTAAAAATGATTTAAAAGTCCGCGTTAATGAAGTAGCAAAATATATTAATCCGGAAAATAGTATTTCAAGTGCAATTATGTTTATTCCTTCCGAAAATGTTTTTTCTTTTGTTTATGCGCAATTTCCTGATGAATTAATTTCCTATGCCTTTAAACAAAAAGTATGAATTACATCACCAACCACTTTATCAGCCATTTTATTTATCATTGAAAAACACTCACGTGAAATTGCTTTTAATAAAAGTATTGAAGTGATTCGTAAAAATTTAATTAATATTAAAGGGGAATTTGATCGTTGAGAAGGGCGTTGAAAAGGTTTTCTAAAAAATTATAAAGATTTAAATGGTTCAATTGATGAGTTAGAAATTACGCATAAAAAAATTAATAAAGAATATGAAAAGATTTTTGATAATAATTTAGAATAA
- the efp gene encoding elongation factor P — translation MISVNDFRPGITFEYEGNIYVVLEAQHSKSGRGQAHVKAKVKNLRTGSTTMITFTGGDKVSKAMIDKVEMQFLYDDGSNAIFMDTATYEQLEIPSERLIWEKNFLKEGVMVSVSKFEGEVIGIVLPDKIDLQIVEAEAAIKGDTTSGAMKKAVLETGWELLVPLFIKENEIITVSTADGKYSGRA, via the coding sequence ATGATTAGTGTAAATGATTTTCGCCCCGGAATAACTTTTGAATATGAAGGTAATATTTATGTTGTTCTGGAAGCCCAGCATTCAAAATCTGGTCGTGGTCAAGCCCATGTTAAAGCAAAAGTAAAAAATTTACGAACAGGTTCAACAACAATGATTACTTTTACTGGTGGAGATAAAGTAAGTAAAGCAATGATTGATAAAGTTGAAATGCAATTTTTATATGATGATGGATCAAATGCAATTTTTATGGATACTGCAACATATGAACAATTAGAAATTCCTTCAGAACGATTAATTTGAGAAAAAAACTTTTTAAAAGAAGGGGTAATGGTATCAGTTAGTAAGTTTGAAGGTGAAGTAATTGGGATTGTTTTACCAGATAAAATTGATTTACAAATTGTTGAAGCCGAAGCGGCAATTAAAGGGGATACAACATCAGGAGCAATGAAAAAAGCTGTCTTAGAAACAGGTTGAGAACTTTTAGTTCCTTTGTTTATTAAAGAAAATGAAATAATTACTGTATCAACTGCTGATGGAAAATACTCAGGACGAGCATAA